The proteins below are encoded in one region of Syngnathus acus chromosome 2, fSynAcu1.2, whole genome shotgun sequence:
- the LOC119119562 gene encoding rap1 GTPase-activating protein 1 isoform X3: MVDRTFCKARTGKHDGGEPRICGALEPLSFQPKLTHSTVTTQKTAELFEMIEKMQGNRMDEQRCTFPPTLKTEEDYIPYPSVHEVLGRKSPFPLILLPQFGGYWIEGTNHELGNNPDPSEPLRTLSPDTRTKLECNATATFYRKHFLAKEHFNYYSVDGALGHLVFSLKYDVIGDQEHLRLMLRTKQKTYHDVIPISCLTEFPNVVQMAKLVCEEVNVDRFFPVLYPKASRLIVTFDEHVISNNFKFGIVYQKFGQTSEEELFGNNQESPAFVEFLEFLGEKIELHHFKGFRGGLDVTHGQTGTESIYCNYGNKEVMFHVSTKLPYTEGDTQQLQRKRHIGNDIVAIVFQEENTPFVPDMIASNFLHGYVVVQVVNPCSDNVLYKVSVTARDDVPFFGPALPNPAVFKKGPEFHEFLFTKLINAEYACYKAEKFAKLEERTRSALLETLYEELHVNSQAMMGVGGDDDKLENGGGGGGGGFFESFKSLLVPGKSPSKYGRRGSAIGIGSVEESLIIPGKSPTRKKSGPFSSRRSSAIGIENIQEVQEKSRENSPNTQKTPDSGHVSQDQKSDNSSNQSSPEALTTTKNRAPSIPEANDLSRSSSNASSFASVVEENEVVEDYDTGMESLSSAGTPHKRDSLTYSTWLDDSANSASTNSRGSSPGPAKSERGKGTDIRIKLERHQSSSLS; the protein is encoded by the exons ACTGCTGAgttatttgaaatgattgaaaagatGCAG GGGAACAGGATGGATGAGCAGAGATGCACCTTTCCACCCACACTCAAG ACCGAGGAGGACTACATTCCCTATCCAAGTGTCCACGAG GTTTTGGGAAGGAAGAGCCCCTTTCCTCTCATCCTTCTGCCGCAGTTTGGCGGTTACTGGATTGAGGGAACAAATCACGAGCTGGGTAATAATCCGGACCCATCGGAGCCGCTGCGGACTTTGTCCCCGGACACCCGCACAAAGCTGGAATGTAACGCAACGGCCACATTCTACCGCAAACACTTTCTGGCAAAG GAACACTTTAATTACTATTCAGTGGACGGCGCCCTGGGACATCTGGTGTTCTCTTTAAAATACGACGTGATCGGTGACCAGGAGCATCTCCGACTAATGCTTAG GACCaagcaaaaaacataccaCGATGTCATCCCCATCTCCTGCCTGACTGAGTTTCCCAATGTGGTCCAAATGGCCAAG CTCGTCTGTGAGGAAGTCAACGTGGACCGCTTCTTCCCAGTGCTTTATCCAAAA GCCTCGCGACTTATTGTGACATTTGATGAGCACGTCATAAGCAACAACTTCAAGTTTGGGATCGTTTATCAAAAGTTTGGCCAG ACTTCAGAGGAGGAGTTATTTGGCAATAACCAAGAGAGTCCTGCCTTTGTGGAATTTCTGGAGTTTCTTGGGGAGAAAATTGAGCTTCACCACTTTAAAGG ATTCCGTGGAGGCTTGGACGTGACTCACGGCCAGACTGGCACAGAATCCATCTACTGCAACTATGGCAATAAAGAGGTCATGTTCCACGTGTCCACAAAGCTGCCTTACACCGAGGGGGACACGCAGCAG TTACAGCGAAAGCGGCATATAGGCAACGACATTGTGGCAATTGTATTCCAAGAAGAAAACACTCCCTTTGTGCCAGATATGATCGCCTCCAACTTCCTCCATGGCTACGTTGTGGTCCAAGTGGTCAACCCGTGTTCAGACAATGTTCTTTACAAG GTGTCCGTGACAGCACGGGATGACGTACCTTTCTTCGGTCCCGCCCTCCCAAACCCTGCTGTCTTCAAAAAA GGCCCTGAATTCCATGAATTCCTTTTCACAAAACTCATCAATGCTGAATACGCCTGCTATAAAGCTGAAAAGTTTGCAAAGTTAGAG GAGCGAACGAGGTCAGCCTTGTTGGAAACACTTTACGAGGAGCTGCACGTGAACAGCCAGGCCATGATGGGTGTCGGGGGAGATGATGACAAGCTGGAGaatggtggcggcggcggcggaggaggcTTCTTTGAGTCATTCAAG TCATTGCTTGTCCCAGGCAAAAGTCCCAGTAAATATGGACGTCGAGGCAGTGCCATAGGAATAGGATCAGTAGAAGAG TCTTTGATTATTCCGGGGAAAAGCCCCACCAGGAAAAAGTCTGGTCCCTTCAGCTCCAGGCGAAGTAGTGCCATCGGGATTGAAAATATTCAGGAAGTGCAGGAGAAAAG CAGAGAGAATTCCCCGAACACCCAAAAGACCCCCGACAGCGGCCACGTCTCTCAGGATCAGAAATCGGACAACTCATCTAATCAGAGCTCACCTGAGGCTCTCACCACCACCAAAAACAG GGCCCCATCCATCCCCGAGGCCAATGACCTTTCGCGCTCCTCGTCAAACGCGAGCAGCTTTGCCAGCGTGGTGGAGGAAAACGAGGTGGTGGAGGATTATGACACGGGCATG GAGAGTTTGTCATCTGCCGGGACACCACACAAGCGGGACTCTCTCACATACAGCACGTGGCTGGACGACAGTGCGAACAGCGCCAGTACCAACAGCCGCGGCAGCTCGCCAG GTCCTGCTAAAAGTGAGCGGGGGAAAGGAACAGACATCCGCATCAAACTCGAGCGACATCAGTCGTCATCG ttgAGTTGA
- the LOC119119562 gene encoding rap1 GTPase-activating protein 1 isoform X5 — protein MAKNPSISSSKVTRAHWNKPRHGNRMDEQRCTFPPTLKTEEDYIPYPSVHEVLGRKSPFPLILLPQFGGYWIEGTNHELGNNPDPSEPLRTLSPDTRTKLECNATATFYRKHFLAKEHFNYYSVDGALGHLVFSLKYDVIGDQEHLRLMLRTKQKTYHDVIPISCLTEFPNVVQMAKLVCEEVNVDRFFPVLYPKASRLIVTFDEHVISNNFKFGIVYQKFGQTSEEELFGNNQESPAFVEFLEFLGEKIELHHFKGFRGGLDVTHGQTGTESIYCNYGNKEVMFHVSTKLPYTEGDTQQLQRKRHIGNDIVAIVFQEENTPFVPDMIASNFLHGYVVVQVVNPCSDNVLYKVSVTARDDVPFFGPALPNPAVFKKGPEFHEFLFTKLINAEYACYKAEKFAKLEERTRSALLETLYEELHVNSQAMMGVGGDDDKLENGGGGGGGGFFESFKRVIRSRSQSMDAMGFTFKKPHTVPASLSGSFNHCTPAESPKFPGISLLVPGKSPSKYGRRGSAIGIGSVEESLIIPGKSPTRKKSGPFSSRRSSAIGIENIQEVQEKSRENSPNTQKTPDSGHVSQDQKSDNSSNQSSPEALTTTKNRAPSIPEANDLSRSSSNASSFASVVEENEVVEDYDTGMESLSSAGTPHKRDSLTYSTWLDDSANSASTNSRGSSPGPAKSERGKGTDIRIKLERHQSSSLS, from the exons ATGGCGAAAAATCCCAGTATCTCTTCCTCAAAGGTGACTCGGGCTCACTGGAACAAACCCAGACAC GGGAACAGGATGGATGAGCAGAGATGCACCTTTCCACCCACACTCAAG ACCGAGGAGGACTACATTCCCTATCCAAGTGTCCACGAG GTTTTGGGAAGGAAGAGCCCCTTTCCTCTCATCCTTCTGCCGCAGTTTGGCGGTTACTGGATTGAGGGAACAAATCACGAGCTGGGTAATAATCCGGACCCATCGGAGCCGCTGCGGACTTTGTCCCCGGACACCCGCACAAAGCTGGAATGTAACGCAACGGCCACATTCTACCGCAAACACTTTCTGGCAAAG GAACACTTTAATTACTATTCAGTGGACGGCGCCCTGGGACATCTGGTGTTCTCTTTAAAATACGACGTGATCGGTGACCAGGAGCATCTCCGACTAATGCTTAG GACCaagcaaaaaacataccaCGATGTCATCCCCATCTCCTGCCTGACTGAGTTTCCCAATGTGGTCCAAATGGCCAAG CTCGTCTGTGAGGAAGTCAACGTGGACCGCTTCTTCCCAGTGCTTTATCCAAAA GCCTCGCGACTTATTGTGACATTTGATGAGCACGTCATAAGCAACAACTTCAAGTTTGGGATCGTTTATCAAAAGTTTGGCCAG ACTTCAGAGGAGGAGTTATTTGGCAATAACCAAGAGAGTCCTGCCTTTGTGGAATTTCTGGAGTTTCTTGGGGAGAAAATTGAGCTTCACCACTTTAAAGG ATTCCGTGGAGGCTTGGACGTGACTCACGGCCAGACTGGCACAGAATCCATCTACTGCAACTATGGCAATAAAGAGGTCATGTTCCACGTGTCCACAAAGCTGCCTTACACCGAGGGGGACACGCAGCAG TTACAGCGAAAGCGGCATATAGGCAACGACATTGTGGCAATTGTATTCCAAGAAGAAAACACTCCCTTTGTGCCAGATATGATCGCCTCCAACTTCCTCCATGGCTACGTTGTGGTCCAAGTGGTCAACCCGTGTTCAGACAATGTTCTTTACAAG GTGTCCGTGACAGCACGGGATGACGTACCTTTCTTCGGTCCCGCCCTCCCAAACCCTGCTGTCTTCAAAAAA GGCCCTGAATTCCATGAATTCCTTTTCACAAAACTCATCAATGCTGAATACGCCTGCTATAAAGCTGAAAAGTTTGCAAAGTTAGAG GAGCGAACGAGGTCAGCCTTGTTGGAAACACTTTACGAGGAGCTGCACGTGAACAGCCAGGCCATGATGGGTGTCGGGGGAGATGATGACAAGCTGGAGaatggtggcggcggcggcggaggaggcTTCTTTGAGTCATTCAAG CGGGTGATACGCAGCAGGAGCCAGTCTATGGACGCCATGGGTTTTACTTTCAAGAAGCCGCACACGGTGCCGGCTAGCCTCAGCGGAAGCTTTAACCACTGCACACCCGCAGAGAGCCCCAAATTCCCAGGGATA TCATTGCTTGTCCCAGGCAAAAGTCCCAGTAAATATGGACGTCGAGGCAGTGCCATAGGAATAGGATCAGTAGAAGAG TCTTTGATTATTCCGGGGAAAAGCCCCACCAGGAAAAAGTCTGGTCCCTTCAGCTCCAGGCGAAGTAGTGCCATCGGGATTGAAAATATTCAGGAAGTGCAGGAGAAAAG CAGAGAGAATTCCCCGAACACCCAAAAGACCCCCGACAGCGGCCACGTCTCTCAGGATCAGAAATCGGACAACTCATCTAATCAGAGCTCACCTGAGGCTCTCACCACCACCAAAAACAG GGCCCCATCCATCCCCGAGGCCAATGACCTTTCGCGCTCCTCGTCAAACGCGAGCAGCTTTGCCAGCGTGGTGGAGGAAAACGAGGTGGTGGAGGATTATGACACGGGCATG GAGAGTTTGTCATCTGCCGGGACACCACACAAGCGGGACTCTCTCACATACAGCACGTGGCTGGACGACAGTGCGAACAGCGCCAGTACCAACAGCCGCGGCAGCTCGCCAG GTCCTGCTAAAAGTGAGCGGGGGAAAGGAACAGACATCCGCATCAAACTCGAGCGACATCAGTCGTCATCG ttgAGTTGA
- the LOC119119562 gene encoding rap1 GTPase-activating protein 1 isoform X1, whose protein sequence is MVDRTFCKARTGKHDGGEPRICGALEPLSFQPKLTHSTVTTQKTAELFEMIEKMQGNRMDEQRCTFPPTLKTEEDYIPYPSVHEVLGRKSPFPLILLPQFGGYWIEGTNHELGNNPDPSEPLRTLSPDTRTKLECNATATFYRKHFLAKEHFNYYSVDGALGHLVFSLKYDVIGDQEHLRLMLRTKQKTYHDVIPISCLTEFPNVVQMAKLVCEEVNVDRFFPVLYPKASRLIVTFDEHVISNNFKFGIVYQKFGQTSEEELFGNNQESPAFVEFLEFLGEKIELHHFKGFRGGLDVTHGQTGTESIYCNYGNKEVMFHVSTKLPYTEGDTQQLQRKRHIGNDIVAIVFQEENTPFVPDMIASNFLHGYVVVQVVNPCSDNVLYKVSVTARDDVPFFGPALPNPAVFKKGPEFHEFLFTKLINAEYACYKAEKFAKLEERTRSALLETLYEELHVNSQAMMGVGGDDDKLENGGGGGGGGFFESFKRVIRSRSQSMDAMGFTFKKPHTVPASLSGSFNHCTPAESPKFPGISLLVPGKSPSKYGRRGSAIGIGSVEESLIIPGKSPTRKKSGPFSSRRSSAIGIENIQEVQEKSRENSPNTQKTPDSGHVSQDQKSDNSSNQSSPEALTTTKNRAPSIPEANDLSRSSSNASSFASVVEENEVVEDYDTGMESLSSAGTPHKRDSLTYSTWLDDSANSASTNSRGSSPGPAKSERGKGTDIRIKLERHQSSSLS, encoded by the exons ACTGCTGAgttatttgaaatgattgaaaagatGCAG GGGAACAGGATGGATGAGCAGAGATGCACCTTTCCACCCACACTCAAG ACCGAGGAGGACTACATTCCCTATCCAAGTGTCCACGAG GTTTTGGGAAGGAAGAGCCCCTTTCCTCTCATCCTTCTGCCGCAGTTTGGCGGTTACTGGATTGAGGGAACAAATCACGAGCTGGGTAATAATCCGGACCCATCGGAGCCGCTGCGGACTTTGTCCCCGGACACCCGCACAAAGCTGGAATGTAACGCAACGGCCACATTCTACCGCAAACACTTTCTGGCAAAG GAACACTTTAATTACTATTCAGTGGACGGCGCCCTGGGACATCTGGTGTTCTCTTTAAAATACGACGTGATCGGTGACCAGGAGCATCTCCGACTAATGCTTAG GACCaagcaaaaaacataccaCGATGTCATCCCCATCTCCTGCCTGACTGAGTTTCCCAATGTGGTCCAAATGGCCAAG CTCGTCTGTGAGGAAGTCAACGTGGACCGCTTCTTCCCAGTGCTTTATCCAAAA GCCTCGCGACTTATTGTGACATTTGATGAGCACGTCATAAGCAACAACTTCAAGTTTGGGATCGTTTATCAAAAGTTTGGCCAG ACTTCAGAGGAGGAGTTATTTGGCAATAACCAAGAGAGTCCTGCCTTTGTGGAATTTCTGGAGTTTCTTGGGGAGAAAATTGAGCTTCACCACTTTAAAGG ATTCCGTGGAGGCTTGGACGTGACTCACGGCCAGACTGGCACAGAATCCATCTACTGCAACTATGGCAATAAAGAGGTCATGTTCCACGTGTCCACAAAGCTGCCTTACACCGAGGGGGACACGCAGCAG TTACAGCGAAAGCGGCATATAGGCAACGACATTGTGGCAATTGTATTCCAAGAAGAAAACACTCCCTTTGTGCCAGATATGATCGCCTCCAACTTCCTCCATGGCTACGTTGTGGTCCAAGTGGTCAACCCGTGTTCAGACAATGTTCTTTACAAG GTGTCCGTGACAGCACGGGATGACGTACCTTTCTTCGGTCCCGCCCTCCCAAACCCTGCTGTCTTCAAAAAA GGCCCTGAATTCCATGAATTCCTTTTCACAAAACTCATCAATGCTGAATACGCCTGCTATAAAGCTGAAAAGTTTGCAAAGTTAGAG GAGCGAACGAGGTCAGCCTTGTTGGAAACACTTTACGAGGAGCTGCACGTGAACAGCCAGGCCATGATGGGTGTCGGGGGAGATGATGACAAGCTGGAGaatggtggcggcggcggcggaggaggcTTCTTTGAGTCATTCAAG CGGGTGATACGCAGCAGGAGCCAGTCTATGGACGCCATGGGTTTTACTTTCAAGAAGCCGCACACGGTGCCGGCTAGCCTCAGCGGAAGCTTTAACCACTGCACACCCGCAGAGAGCCCCAAATTCCCAGGGATA TCATTGCTTGTCCCAGGCAAAAGTCCCAGTAAATATGGACGTCGAGGCAGTGCCATAGGAATAGGATCAGTAGAAGAG TCTTTGATTATTCCGGGGAAAAGCCCCACCAGGAAAAAGTCTGGTCCCTTCAGCTCCAGGCGAAGTAGTGCCATCGGGATTGAAAATATTCAGGAAGTGCAGGAGAAAAG CAGAGAGAATTCCCCGAACACCCAAAAGACCCCCGACAGCGGCCACGTCTCTCAGGATCAGAAATCGGACAACTCATCTAATCAGAGCTCACCTGAGGCTCTCACCACCACCAAAAACAG GGCCCCATCCATCCCCGAGGCCAATGACCTTTCGCGCTCCTCGTCAAACGCGAGCAGCTTTGCCAGCGTGGTGGAGGAAAACGAGGTGGTGGAGGATTATGACACGGGCATG GAGAGTTTGTCATCTGCCGGGACACCACACAAGCGGGACTCTCTCACATACAGCACGTGGCTGGACGACAGTGCGAACAGCGCCAGTACCAACAGCCGCGGCAGCTCGCCAG GTCCTGCTAAAAGTGAGCGGGGGAAAGGAACAGACATCCGCATCAAACTCGAGCGACATCAGTCGTCATCG ttgAGTTGA
- the LOC119119562 gene encoding rap1 GTPase-activating protein 1 isoform X2, whose amino-acid sequence MVDRTFCKARTGKHDGGEPRICGALEPLSFQPKLTHSTVTTQKGNRMDEQRCTFPPTLKTEEDYIPYPSVHEVLGRKSPFPLILLPQFGGYWIEGTNHELGNNPDPSEPLRTLSPDTRTKLECNATATFYRKHFLAKEHFNYYSVDGALGHLVFSLKYDVIGDQEHLRLMLRTKQKTYHDVIPISCLTEFPNVVQMAKLVCEEVNVDRFFPVLYPKASRLIVTFDEHVISNNFKFGIVYQKFGQTSEEELFGNNQESPAFVEFLEFLGEKIELHHFKGFRGGLDVTHGQTGTESIYCNYGNKEVMFHVSTKLPYTEGDTQQLQRKRHIGNDIVAIVFQEENTPFVPDMIASNFLHGYVVVQVVNPCSDNVLYKVSVTARDDVPFFGPALPNPAVFKKGPEFHEFLFTKLINAEYACYKAEKFAKLEERTRSALLETLYEELHVNSQAMMGVGGDDDKLENGGGGGGGGFFESFKRVIRSRSQSMDAMGFTFKKPHTVPASLSGSFNHCTPAESPKFPGISLLVPGKSPSKYGRRGSAIGIGSVEESLIIPGKSPTRKKSGPFSSRRSSAIGIENIQEVQEKSRENSPNTQKTPDSGHVSQDQKSDNSSNQSSPEALTTTKNRAPSIPEANDLSRSSSNASSFASVVEENEVVEDYDTGMESLSSAGTPHKRDSLTYSTWLDDSANSASTNSRGSSPGPAKSERGKGTDIRIKLERHQSSSLS is encoded by the exons GGGAACAGGATGGATGAGCAGAGATGCACCTTTCCACCCACACTCAAG ACCGAGGAGGACTACATTCCCTATCCAAGTGTCCACGAG GTTTTGGGAAGGAAGAGCCCCTTTCCTCTCATCCTTCTGCCGCAGTTTGGCGGTTACTGGATTGAGGGAACAAATCACGAGCTGGGTAATAATCCGGACCCATCGGAGCCGCTGCGGACTTTGTCCCCGGACACCCGCACAAAGCTGGAATGTAACGCAACGGCCACATTCTACCGCAAACACTTTCTGGCAAAG GAACACTTTAATTACTATTCAGTGGACGGCGCCCTGGGACATCTGGTGTTCTCTTTAAAATACGACGTGATCGGTGACCAGGAGCATCTCCGACTAATGCTTAG GACCaagcaaaaaacataccaCGATGTCATCCCCATCTCCTGCCTGACTGAGTTTCCCAATGTGGTCCAAATGGCCAAG CTCGTCTGTGAGGAAGTCAACGTGGACCGCTTCTTCCCAGTGCTTTATCCAAAA GCCTCGCGACTTATTGTGACATTTGATGAGCACGTCATAAGCAACAACTTCAAGTTTGGGATCGTTTATCAAAAGTTTGGCCAG ACTTCAGAGGAGGAGTTATTTGGCAATAACCAAGAGAGTCCTGCCTTTGTGGAATTTCTGGAGTTTCTTGGGGAGAAAATTGAGCTTCACCACTTTAAAGG ATTCCGTGGAGGCTTGGACGTGACTCACGGCCAGACTGGCACAGAATCCATCTACTGCAACTATGGCAATAAAGAGGTCATGTTCCACGTGTCCACAAAGCTGCCTTACACCGAGGGGGACACGCAGCAG TTACAGCGAAAGCGGCATATAGGCAACGACATTGTGGCAATTGTATTCCAAGAAGAAAACACTCCCTTTGTGCCAGATATGATCGCCTCCAACTTCCTCCATGGCTACGTTGTGGTCCAAGTGGTCAACCCGTGTTCAGACAATGTTCTTTACAAG GTGTCCGTGACAGCACGGGATGACGTACCTTTCTTCGGTCCCGCCCTCCCAAACCCTGCTGTCTTCAAAAAA GGCCCTGAATTCCATGAATTCCTTTTCACAAAACTCATCAATGCTGAATACGCCTGCTATAAAGCTGAAAAGTTTGCAAAGTTAGAG GAGCGAACGAGGTCAGCCTTGTTGGAAACACTTTACGAGGAGCTGCACGTGAACAGCCAGGCCATGATGGGTGTCGGGGGAGATGATGACAAGCTGGAGaatggtggcggcggcggcggaggaggcTTCTTTGAGTCATTCAAG CGGGTGATACGCAGCAGGAGCCAGTCTATGGACGCCATGGGTTTTACTTTCAAGAAGCCGCACACGGTGCCGGCTAGCCTCAGCGGAAGCTTTAACCACTGCACACCCGCAGAGAGCCCCAAATTCCCAGGGATA TCATTGCTTGTCCCAGGCAAAAGTCCCAGTAAATATGGACGTCGAGGCAGTGCCATAGGAATAGGATCAGTAGAAGAG TCTTTGATTATTCCGGGGAAAAGCCCCACCAGGAAAAAGTCTGGTCCCTTCAGCTCCAGGCGAAGTAGTGCCATCGGGATTGAAAATATTCAGGAAGTGCAGGAGAAAAG CAGAGAGAATTCCCCGAACACCCAAAAGACCCCCGACAGCGGCCACGTCTCTCAGGATCAGAAATCGGACAACTCATCTAATCAGAGCTCACCTGAGGCTCTCACCACCACCAAAAACAG GGCCCCATCCATCCCCGAGGCCAATGACCTTTCGCGCTCCTCGTCAAACGCGAGCAGCTTTGCCAGCGTGGTGGAGGAAAACGAGGTGGTGGAGGATTATGACACGGGCATG GAGAGTTTGTCATCTGCCGGGACACCACACAAGCGGGACTCTCTCACATACAGCACGTGGCTGGACGACAGTGCGAACAGCGCCAGTACCAACAGCCGCGGCAGCTCGCCAG GTCCTGCTAAAAGTGAGCGGGGGAAAGGAACAGACATCCGCATCAAACTCGAGCGACATCAGTCGTCATCG ttgAGTTGA
- the LOC119119562 gene encoding rap1 GTPase-activating protein 1 isoform X4 gives MVDRTFCKARTGKHDGGEPRICGALEPLSFQPKLTHSTVTTQKTAELFEMIEKMQGNRMDEQRCTFPPTLKTEEDYIPYPSVHEVLGRKSPFPLILLPQFGGYWIEGTNHELGNNPDPSEPLRTLSPDTRTKLECNATATFYRKHFLAKEHFNYYSVDGALGHLVFSLKYDVIGDQEHLRLMLRTKQKTYHDVIPISCLTEFPNVVQMAKLVCEEVNVDRFFPVLYPKASRLIVTFDEHVISNNFKFGIVYQKFGQTSEEELFGNNQESPAFVEFLEFLGEKIELHHFKGFRGGLDVTHGQTGTESIYCNYGNKEVMFHVSTKLPYTEGDTQQLQRKRHIGNDIVAIVFQEENTPFVPDMIASNFLHGYVVVQVVNPCSDNVLYKVSVTARDDVPFFGPALPNPAVFKKGPEFHEFLFTKLINAEYACYKAEKFAKLEERTRSALLETLYEELHVNSQAMMGVGGDDDKLENGGGGGGGGFFESFKSLIIPGKSPTRKKSGPFSSRRSSAIGIENIQEVQEKSRENSPNTQKTPDSGHVSQDQKSDNSSNQSSPEALTTTKNRAPSIPEANDLSRSSSNASSFASVVEENEVVEDYDTGMESLSSAGTPHKRDSLTYSTWLDDSANSASTNSRGSSPGPAKSERGKGTDIRIKLERHQSSSLS, from the exons ACTGCTGAgttatttgaaatgattgaaaagatGCAG GGGAACAGGATGGATGAGCAGAGATGCACCTTTCCACCCACACTCAAG ACCGAGGAGGACTACATTCCCTATCCAAGTGTCCACGAG GTTTTGGGAAGGAAGAGCCCCTTTCCTCTCATCCTTCTGCCGCAGTTTGGCGGTTACTGGATTGAGGGAACAAATCACGAGCTGGGTAATAATCCGGACCCATCGGAGCCGCTGCGGACTTTGTCCCCGGACACCCGCACAAAGCTGGAATGTAACGCAACGGCCACATTCTACCGCAAACACTTTCTGGCAAAG GAACACTTTAATTACTATTCAGTGGACGGCGCCCTGGGACATCTGGTGTTCTCTTTAAAATACGACGTGATCGGTGACCAGGAGCATCTCCGACTAATGCTTAG GACCaagcaaaaaacataccaCGATGTCATCCCCATCTCCTGCCTGACTGAGTTTCCCAATGTGGTCCAAATGGCCAAG CTCGTCTGTGAGGAAGTCAACGTGGACCGCTTCTTCCCAGTGCTTTATCCAAAA GCCTCGCGACTTATTGTGACATTTGATGAGCACGTCATAAGCAACAACTTCAAGTTTGGGATCGTTTATCAAAAGTTTGGCCAG ACTTCAGAGGAGGAGTTATTTGGCAATAACCAAGAGAGTCCTGCCTTTGTGGAATTTCTGGAGTTTCTTGGGGAGAAAATTGAGCTTCACCACTTTAAAGG ATTCCGTGGAGGCTTGGACGTGACTCACGGCCAGACTGGCACAGAATCCATCTACTGCAACTATGGCAATAAAGAGGTCATGTTCCACGTGTCCACAAAGCTGCCTTACACCGAGGGGGACACGCAGCAG TTACAGCGAAAGCGGCATATAGGCAACGACATTGTGGCAATTGTATTCCAAGAAGAAAACACTCCCTTTGTGCCAGATATGATCGCCTCCAACTTCCTCCATGGCTACGTTGTGGTCCAAGTGGTCAACCCGTGTTCAGACAATGTTCTTTACAAG GTGTCCGTGACAGCACGGGATGACGTACCTTTCTTCGGTCCCGCCCTCCCAAACCCTGCTGTCTTCAAAAAA GGCCCTGAATTCCATGAATTCCTTTTCACAAAACTCATCAATGCTGAATACGCCTGCTATAAAGCTGAAAAGTTTGCAAAGTTAGAG GAGCGAACGAGGTCAGCCTTGTTGGAAACACTTTACGAGGAGCTGCACGTGAACAGCCAGGCCATGATGGGTGTCGGGGGAGATGATGACAAGCTGGAGaatggtggcggcggcggcggaggaggcTTCTTTGAGTCATTCAAG TCTTTGATTATTCCGGGGAAAAGCCCCACCAGGAAAAAGTCTGGTCCCTTCAGCTCCAGGCGAAGTAGTGCCATCGGGATTGAAAATATTCAGGAAGTGCAGGAGAAAAG CAGAGAGAATTCCCCGAACACCCAAAAGACCCCCGACAGCGGCCACGTCTCTCAGGATCAGAAATCGGACAACTCATCTAATCAGAGCTCACCTGAGGCTCTCACCACCACCAAAAACAG GGCCCCATCCATCCCCGAGGCCAATGACCTTTCGCGCTCCTCGTCAAACGCGAGCAGCTTTGCCAGCGTGGTGGAGGAAAACGAGGTGGTGGAGGATTATGACACGGGCATG GAGAGTTTGTCATCTGCCGGGACACCACACAAGCGGGACTCTCTCACATACAGCACGTGGCTGGACGACAGTGCGAACAGCGCCAGTACCAACAGCCGCGGCAGCTCGCCAG GTCCTGCTAAAAGTGAGCGGGGGAAAGGAACAGACATCCGCATCAAACTCGAGCGACATCAGTCGTCATCG ttgAGTTGA